Proteins from one Embleya scabrispora genomic window:
- a CDS encoding right-handed parallel beta-helix repeat-containing protein: MPQDFRTVQKAVDVAREGDTVLVDPGVYRESVRVTKPRLVLRGTDRNAVVLDGGVRLANGITVTGAGSVVENLTVRGYLANGVLFTGVTDERLQGRGAGGSAYNPLDTARFPMLQGFRATKVTAYNNGLYGVYAFDARGGVIEDSYASGQADSGIYVGQCKPCDTLVRGNTVERNAVGIEITNASEGLSVLGNRVVGNRVGVTVNSNDLEALAPQHGAVIAGNVITDNNASDTPEQADGGFGIGIGIGGGQENRVARNLIRGNRAAGVLITDPAGHPAVGNRVEGNRVTDNGADLVTASVDPGNCFTGNSPATQSPSGLEDLAGCGVTPRRAVPAGRVVAVQPPPGIAFHAVPAPPAQPSLPDPTVPGRPATDLPGAVDPERYALPTDAAAMPQPR; this comes from the coding sequence GTGCCGCAGGACTTTCGCACGGTGCAGAAGGCCGTGGATGTCGCGCGTGAGGGCGACACGGTGCTGGTCGATCCCGGCGTGTACCGGGAGAGCGTGCGGGTCACCAAGCCGCGCCTGGTGTTGCGCGGTACGGATCGCAACGCCGTGGTCCTCGACGGCGGCGTGCGGCTCGCCAACGGCATCACGGTCACCGGTGCGGGCTCCGTGGTGGAGAACCTCACCGTCCGCGGCTACCTCGCCAACGGCGTCCTGTTCACCGGCGTCACCGACGAGCGGCTGCAGGGGCGGGGCGCGGGCGGCTCGGCGTACAACCCGCTGGACACCGCCCGCTTCCCGATGCTCCAGGGATTTCGGGCCACCAAGGTGACGGCGTACAACAACGGGCTCTACGGCGTCTACGCCTTCGACGCGCGCGGTGGTGTCATCGAGGACTCCTACGCGTCCGGGCAGGCCGATTCCGGCATCTACGTCGGCCAGTGCAAGCCGTGCGACACGCTGGTACGCGGCAACACGGTGGAGCGCAACGCGGTCGGCATCGAGATCACCAATGCCTCTGAGGGCCTGTCGGTGCTCGGCAATCGGGTCGTCGGCAACCGCGTCGGAGTCACGGTGAACTCCAACGACCTGGAGGCGCTCGCGCCGCAGCACGGCGCGGTGATCGCCGGCAACGTGATCACCGACAACAACGCCTCGGATACGCCCGAACAGGCCGACGGAGGCTTCGGGATCGGCATCGGGATCGGGGGCGGCCAGGAGAACCGCGTCGCGCGCAACCTCATCCGGGGCAACCGCGCCGCCGGGGTCCTGATCACCGATCCGGCCGGACACCCGGCCGTCGGCAACCGCGTCGAGGGCAACCGCGTCACGGACAACGGCGCCGACCTGGTGACGGCCTCGGTCGATCCCGGCAACTGCTTCACCGGCAACTCGCCCGCCACCCAGAGCCCGAGCGGCCTGGAGGACCTCGCCGGGTGCGGCGTCACCCCGCGCCGGGCCGTCCCGGCGGGTCGGGTCGTCGCCGTACAACCGCCGCCCGGCATCGCGTTCCACGCCGTACCCGCCCCGCCCGCGCAGCCCTCGCTGCCCGACCCGACGGTGCCCGGCCGGCCGGCGACGGACCTGCCCGGGGCGGTCGACCCCGAACGCTACGCCCTGCCGACCGACGCCGCCGCGATGCCGCAACCACGCTGA
- a CDS encoding DUF5615 family PIN-like protein — protein MRILIDENTAVQLLEILRHLLPQHEVRHVTEIKWSGKKDVPVLLDAGKRGFDVFITKDAHQLDDPDETDAIKRSRLHHVRYGQKERGLAGLALAIGAVVAATPSIIKDLEQCEGQRLVHIAGLNPKHRYEIADPRKEPPRYWR, from the coding sequence ATGCGCATCCTCATCGACGAGAACACCGCTGTACAACTCCTGGAGATCTTGCGGCATCTCCTGCCCCAGCACGAGGTACGGCACGTCACCGAGATCAAGTGGTCCGGGAAGAAGGACGTCCCCGTCCTCCTGGATGCCGGCAAACGCGGCTTCGACGTCTTCATCACCAAGGACGCCCACCAACTCGACGACCCCGATGAGACCGACGCGATTAAACGCTCGCGCCTGCACCACGTCCGCTACGGCCAGAAAGAGCGAGGTCTCGCGGGCCTCGCCCTCGCCATTGGTGCCGTCGTCGCGGCCACACCGAGCATCATCAAAGACCTCGAACAGTGCGAGGGTCAACGCTTGGTTCACATCGCCGGCCTCAACCCCAAGCACCGCTACGAGATCGCCGACCCACGCAAGGAGCCACCCCGATATTGGCGATGA
- a CDS encoding DUF6086 family protein has translation MSCFFDIAGETVWNPSLSAGKLFASAVGNLAQLYGLDSGIVDDSSDTYEIDREVFLSFAERIFDRYFATSHPEYRLLLRGVLVMSLALLERGGVILRATTAEQAELLGEVHERSVRLPV, from the coding sequence ATGAGCTGCTTCTTCGATATCGCCGGTGAGACCGTGTGGAATCCATCGCTGAGTGCGGGGAAACTCTTTGCTTCTGCCGTCGGGAATCTTGCTCAGCTCTATGGTCTCGATTCGGGTATCGTCGATGATTCATCGGATACCTATGAGATCGACCGGGAGGTCTTTCTGTCTTTTGCGGAGAGGATCTTCGATCGCTACTTCGCTACGTCTCATCCGGAGTATCGACTTCTGCTCCGGGGCGTACTTGTGATGTCCTTGGCTCTCTTGGAAAGAGGTGGGGTGATCCTGCGGGCGACGACCGCCGAGCAGGCCGAACTATTGGGTGAGGTGCACGAGCGCAGCGTGCGACTGCCGGTCTGA
- a CDS encoding Dyp-type peroxidase: MGRRALLATGAALAATLGAAAEPQASRPRRRDTASDAPPTAAIPFHGLRQAGVTGPQLPTTHILSFDVPPTTAGADRETLRNILAALTHTLSGAAAGTLPDPRLHTGEPTRLACVVGVGVGLATRLALNVPAELADLPAFPGDRLDPARSNGDILLQLCAADRWTLTIVAELATAAAQSAGAVPRWTQSGFLPHTPPGITPRNLFGLKDGTANPDDPTAGRWVWGPPGAHEHATTLVFRKIHMDVAAFAAVPQDHQNKMIGRRATDGVPLTGTTEHDDPDIYAKNPDGSYIIPATAHVRLTSPRLDAGARMLRRSYNYDDAPTDRGLLFCAYMRDPALFTRVQSRLAARDALNPYLEHRSSAVAYILPGSTADEPLGNRLWT; this comes from the coding sequence TTGGGACGCAGAGCCCTGCTCGCGACCGGAGCGGCACTGGCCGCAACGCTGGGCGCGGCGGCGGAACCGCAGGCGAGCCGACCACGGCGCCGCGACACCGCGTCCGACGCCCCGCCGACGGCCGCGATCCCCTTCCACGGCCTGCGCCAAGCCGGTGTGACGGGGCCTCAGTTACCCACCACCCACATACTGTCCTTCGACGTCCCGCCGACGACCGCCGGCGCGGACCGCGAGACGCTGCGCAACATCCTCGCCGCACTGACCCACACCCTGTCCGGCGCGGCCGCCGGCACACTGCCCGACCCGCGCCTGCACACCGGAGAGCCGACCCGCCTGGCCTGCGTCGTCGGCGTCGGCGTCGGCCTCGCGACCCGCCTCGCCCTGAACGTGCCCGCCGAACTGGCCGACCTGCCCGCCTTCCCCGGCGACCGCCTGGACCCGGCCCGCAGCAACGGCGACATACTGCTCCAACTCTGCGCCGCCGACCGCTGGACGCTCACCATCGTCGCCGAACTGGCCACCGCCGCCGCGCAGTCCGCTGGCGCCGTCCCCCGCTGGACCCAATCCGGCTTCCTGCCCCACACCCCACCGGGCATCACCCCGCGCAACCTCTTCGGCCTCAAGGACGGCACCGCCAACCCCGACGACCCGACCGCCGGACGCTGGGTCTGGGGCCCACCGGGCGCCCACGAACACGCAACCACCTTGGTGTTCCGCAAAATCCACATGGACGTAGCCGCCTTCGCCGCCGTCCCACAGGACCACCAAAACAAGATGATCGGCCGCCGAGCCACCGACGGCGTCCCCTTGACCGGCACCACCGAACACGACGACCCGGACATCTACGCCAAAAACCCGGACGGCTCCTACATCATCCCGGCCACGGCCCACGTCCGCCTCACCAGCCCCCGCCTCGACGCCGGCGCCCGCATGCTCCGCCGCAGCTACAACTACGACGACGCCCCCACCGACAGAGGCCTCCTCTTCTGCGCCTACATGCGCGACCCAGCCTTGTTCACCCGAGTCCAATCCCGCCTGGCAGCCCGAGACGCGCTGAACCCCTACCTCGAACACCGCTCCTCAGCAGTCGCCTACATCCTCCCGGGCAGCACGGCAGACGAACCCCTAGGCAACCGCCTCTGGACATGA
- a CDS encoding DUF6531 domain-containing protein yields MGRNSIPECPVVTDLIPGDPSVLDALADTLSRYAASSVESAGRMRPLANVEEWGGPAAEGFVGQMKDLPKTMDKGVKHFTDAANALRGYAATLRQAQAEVAGRIIPDANSARAWSAQWKLDREAVKNGTLQQSMPDKDLGKERLDELADELGAIRKRLEGVEGNCCDILLKGRDAAPSGGDPITTSLKAFGGGAKDGVTGLLQTAQMLNPGRAYAEPGAYGTDLLNIARGFQRVINDPEGFAKDFVNWDEWRKNPARALGLAVPDLTLSVLTGGAGKGAGLLKPDLPGKPDAPKAPDPVDLTKKGRPCDSRESCGDPVDPVTGEVTLTATDVCLPGALPLVLARSHGSAYRHGRRFGRSWASTLDQHIELDAAGVAFHASDGVTLRYPVPEPGQLVLPYTGSRWPMAWDGEPGGVIVISQPKLGRTLTFRPTTQGSTILDLESIIDRNGNAIAYDYDDQGVLIGVRHNGGYHIAVDSEADRIVGLRLLDAHPETHFRSPGDELPLVRFTYSEAGELAGVIDSSGEPQCFAYDDEHRLTCWQDRNGTTYHYEYDAGRCSRTRGPDGFLDASFHYDDERRVTCHTNSLGDVTKFFYNEWSQVERITDPLGNSVTKEWDRQHRLLARYDQLGRATRFTYDELGNKTREIRPDNTTITAEYDPMCLLVRFVGAGGAVWSFSYSESGNLRTVTNPVGATTSYTSDPSGNIDSITNALGATTRVVHDAAGLPAKVIDPLGAVTAYARDALGRVTVETGPDGAVTRRRWTVEGRPAGNDLPDGSHETWVWDPEGNLIERRNPAGSVTHYEISYFDLPSSRTEPDGARYEFSYDTELRLTGVVNPLGQRWSYEYDPGGRLVAEVDFDGREVTYRHDPAGRLVLRSNGAAEAVTYEHDASGRVISQRHVDTGRTTAFTYDPAGRLTRATNPDVDVAFTRDALGRVTAETSNGRTLSSAYDALGRRTRRETPSGHVSEWTYDLAGRPVLMRSGAHLLEFAHDTVGREIERRFGERVVFHQEWDSADRVLVQAITLGDPRSAVEKALDPARKTGEINRRAYSYRADGHVSTIDDTVTGLTSYDLDAVGRITAVTGREWGEHYAYDAIGNQVGAAWSGGGSGAQGPRSVAGTRIARAGRTHYRYDDQGRITGCTRKTLSGKSRVWIFVWDPDDRLTDVTTPDGVRWNYIYDPLSRRTSKRPVDREGNPGDSVESVWDGTCLSEQEEREASSGHRSATTWIHLPGSHRVVAQSRRRTGDVAIPEGGNNPRFHAVETDRVGTPVQLVDENGRVVRRPRASAWGAVGSEGAGDESFPLRFPGQYFDPETGWHYNLFRYYDPESSTYASPDPWGLAPSSHPYAYPRNPLSLTDPLGLVPHECTGPGSLEGKSDQDVYDPAVPNNGRRITDIDHVENGVLWELKTAIGAGNIEEWIPKHITKKMTAYLDARQHLHGYEQAPIGLRFTRSGAEPAFRREVENAVNQFRAEHPGVDVRLEWAE; encoded by the coding sequence ATGGGCAGGAACAGCATTCCGGAATGCCCGGTCGTCACAGACCTCATACCGGGTGACCCGTCCGTTCTCGACGCTCTCGCCGACACGCTCTCGCGCTACGCGGCCTCGTCGGTCGAGTCGGCCGGCCGGATGCGTCCGCTGGCCAACGTGGAGGAGTGGGGCGGTCCGGCCGCAGAGGGCTTCGTCGGGCAGATGAAGGACCTGCCCAAGACCATGGACAAGGGCGTCAAGCACTTCACCGACGCCGCGAACGCGTTACGTGGCTACGCCGCGACGTTGCGCCAGGCCCAGGCCGAGGTCGCCGGTCGCATCATTCCGGATGCCAACTCGGCGCGTGCGTGGTCGGCTCAGTGGAAGCTGGATCGCGAGGCCGTCAAGAATGGCACGCTCCAGCAGTCCATGCCGGACAAGGATCTCGGCAAGGAGCGCCTCGACGAACTGGCGGACGAGCTGGGGGCGATCCGCAAACGCCTCGAGGGCGTCGAGGGCAACTGCTGCGACATCCTCCTCAAGGGCCGGGACGCCGCACCGTCCGGTGGCGACCCGATCACCACCTCCCTCAAGGCGTTCGGCGGGGGTGCCAAAGACGGTGTGACGGGCCTGTTGCAGACCGCCCAGATGCTCAACCCGGGTCGTGCCTATGCGGAACCCGGTGCCTATGGCACCGATCTCCTGAACATAGCGCGCGGCTTCCAGCGGGTCATCAACGATCCGGAGGGCTTTGCGAAGGACTTCGTCAACTGGGACGAGTGGCGCAAGAATCCGGCCAGGGCGCTCGGATTGGCTGTGCCCGACCTCACGCTGTCGGTGCTCACGGGCGGGGCCGGCAAGGGCGCCGGTCTTCTGAAACCCGATTTGCCCGGGAAGCCGGACGCGCCCAAGGCGCCGGACCCGGTGGACCTCACGAAGAAGGGTCGGCCCTGCGACTCACGCGAATCGTGCGGCGACCCGGTAGATCCCGTCACGGGAGAGGTGACGCTGACCGCGACCGACGTGTGCTTGCCAGGGGCGCTGCCCCTCGTGCTGGCACGCAGCCACGGATCGGCCTACCGTCATGGCCGCCGCTTCGGCAGGTCATGGGCCTCCACGCTCGACCAGCACATCGAACTGGACGCGGCCGGGGTGGCGTTCCACGCGTCCGATGGCGTGACCTTGCGGTATCCGGTGCCCGAGCCGGGACAACTCGTCCTTCCCTACACCGGCTCCCGATGGCCGATGGCCTGGGACGGGGAGCCGGGCGGCGTGATCGTCATCAGCCAACCGAAGCTCGGGAGGACGCTTACGTTTCGCCCCACAACCCAGGGGTCGACCATCCTCGACCTCGAATCGATCATCGACCGCAACGGCAATGCCATCGCCTACGACTATGACGACCAAGGCGTTCTGATCGGTGTACGGCACAACGGTGGCTACCACATCGCTGTGGACTCCGAGGCTGACCGGATCGTCGGCTTGCGCCTGCTCGACGCCCATCCGGAGACGCATTTTCGGTCCCCTGGTGACGAACTGCCCCTCGTCCGCTTTACATACAGCGAAGCCGGAGAACTGGCAGGCGTGATCGACTCGTCGGGTGAACCCCAGTGTTTCGCCTACGACGACGAGCACCGCCTGACGTGCTGGCAGGACCGCAACGGCACGACGTACCACTACGAATACGACGCCGGTCGCTGCAGTCGCACCCGCGGCCCGGACGGCTTTCTGGATGCCTCGTTCCATTATGACGACGAACGGCGTGTCACCTGCCACACCAACTCTCTCGGTGATGTCACCAAGTTCTTCTACAACGAATGGTCACAGGTCGAACGAATAACCGACCCGCTGGGCAACTCCGTCACCAAGGAATGGGATCGGCAGCATCGACTACTCGCTCGGTATGATCAGCTGGGCCGGGCGACCCGATTCACGTATGACGAATTAGGCAACAAGACACGGGAAATACGTCCGGACAACACGACGATCACCGCCGAGTACGATCCTATGTGCCTGCTCGTCCGGTTTGTCGGAGCGGGCGGAGCGGTCTGGTCGTTTTCGTACTCGGAAAGCGGAAACCTGCGCACCGTGACGAACCCGGTGGGGGCCACCACCTCCTACACCTCGGACCCTTCGGGCAACATCGACTCGATCACGAACGCTCTTGGTGCAACGACGCGGGTGGTGCACGACGCGGCCGGCCTGCCGGCGAAGGTCATCGATCCGCTGGGGGCCGTCACAGCCTATGCGCGCGATGCCCTGGGGCGCGTGACTGTCGAAACCGGTCCGGACGGCGCCGTCACCCGCAGGAGGTGGACGGTCGAGGGGAGGCCGGCCGGGAACGACCTTCCGGATGGCTCCCACGAGACGTGGGTCTGGGACCCCGAAGGCAACCTCATCGAGCGGCGGAACCCCGCAGGTTCGGTCACCCACTACGAAATATCATATTTCGACCTACCGTCCTCGCGTACCGAACCCGACGGCGCCCGATACGAATTCTCCTACGACACCGAACTGCGGCTCACCGGTGTGGTCAATCCTCTGGGGCAGAGGTGGAGCTACGAATATGACCCCGGGGGCCGCCTCGTGGCCGAGGTGGATTTCGACGGGCGTGAAGTGACGTACCGGCACGATCCGGCGGGCCGGCTGGTTCTCCGTAGCAACGGGGCAGCCGAGGCCGTGACCTATGAGCACGACGCCTCGGGTCGAGTGATCTCCCAGCGTCATGTCGATACCGGTCGTACCACGGCTTTCACATACGATCCTGCGGGGCGTCTGACCCGGGCGACGAACCCGGATGTCGATGTTGCATTCACTCGAGATGCCCTCGGTCGTGTAACGGCGGAAACCAGCAATGGTCGCACACTTTCCAGTGCATACGATGCCCTGGGCCGCCGAACCAGGCGGGAGACCCCCTCGGGGCATGTCAGCGAATGGACCTATGACCTTGCAGGCCGCCCTGTGCTCATGCGGAGCGGTGCTCACCTTCTGGAATTCGCTCACGATACGGTGGGTCGTGAAATCGAGCGCCGTTTCGGCGAGCGGGTGGTATTCCATCAGGAATGGGACTCGGCTGATCGTGTCCTGGTACAGGCGATCACCCTTGGTGACCCTCGCAGCGCAGTCGAGAAGGCATTGGATCCTGCTCGAAAAACGGGTGAGATCAATCGTCGTGCGTATTCCTATCGTGCCGACGGCCATGTCTCGACCATTGATGACACGGTAACCGGTCTCACGTCGTACGATCTCGATGCAGTCGGCCGAATTACGGCGGTAACCGGGCGGGAGTGGGGCGAACACTACGCCTATGACGCTATCGGGAACCAAGTCGGTGCCGCCTGGTCGGGCGGGGGTTCCGGCGCTCAAGGACCTCGCAGTGTTGCCGGCACCCGAATTGCAAGGGCGGGTCGAACCCATTACCGGTACGACGATCAGGGGCGAATAACCGGTTGTACACGAAAAACGCTCTCGGGTAAATCGAGAGTGTGGATCTTCGTTTGGGATCCGGACGACCGCCTGACCGACGTCACGACCCCGGACGGGGTGCGATGGAATTATATATACGACCCGCTTTCTCGTCGGACCTCCAAGCGTCCGGTCGACCGTGAGGGTAACCCCGGAGATTCGGTCGAATCGGTTTGGGATGGTACCTGTCTTTCGGAGCAGGAGGAACGCGAGGCGAGTTCGGGACATCGTTCGGCCACGACATGGATCCACCTCCCCGGAAGCCATCGTGTCGTAGCCCAGAGTCGACGCCGGACGGGCGACGTCGCGATACCGGAAGGAGGCAACAACCCTCGTTTCCATGCCGTCGAAACCGATAGAGTCGGGACCCCTGTCCAGTTGGTCGATGAGAATGGGAGGGTGGTTCGGCGTCCTCGGGCTTCTGCATGGGGAGCGGTCGGGTCGGAAGGCGCTGGTGACGAATCCTTTCCACTGCGGTTCCCCGGCCAATACTTCGATCCCGAAACCGGGTGGCATTACAATCTTTTTCGTTACTACGATCCCGAATCGTCGACATATGCTTCCCCCGACCCATGGGGCCTGGCTCCGTCGTCACACCCCTATGCCTACCCGAGAAATCCGCTTTCGCTCACGGATCCACTGGGACTCGTGCCCCACGAGTGCACAGGGCCCGGAAGTCTCGAAGGCAAGAGTGATCAGGACGTCTACGATCCCGCCGTGCCGAACAACGGCAGGAGGATCACGGACATCGATCACGTGGAGAATGGTGTGCTGTGGGAGCTGAAAACGGCTATAGGCGCCGGAAACATCGAAGAATGGATACCCAAACACATCACTAAAAAAATGACTGCCTATCTGGATGCACGCCAACATCTCCACGGTTACGAGCAGGCCCCCATCGGTCTCCGGTTCACGCGATCCGGAGCGGAACCGGCGTTTCGCCGAGAGGTGGAGAATGCAGTGAATCAGTTCCGGGCCGAGCATCCCGGTGTCGATGTGAGATTGGAATGGGCAGAATGA
- a CDS encoding DUF433 domain-containing protein, producing the protein MAYSTRMAAALSGATAGQIRHWRYDTGHGPVLVPELASRPRALYSFRDVLALRAVVYLRREVSLQKVRTALGTLRGFGELEHLSSYSLATEGDTIVLVTERGGIDLVKKPGQVLLATMAEILEPFSTRPGVVVPRLFQPRRHLTVDPRTQGGVPVIAGTRVPYDVVAELVEDGITPDRVADYYPAVGPEAARDAVDFALYVDSFGQGAQAV; encoded by the coding sequence ATGGCTTATTCGACGCGGATGGCTGCGGCCCTTTCGGGGGCGACCGCAGGCCAGATCCGGCACTGGCGCTATGACACCGGTCACGGCCCGGTCTTGGTCCCCGAGCTCGCGTCGAGGCCCCGTGCCCTCTATTCCTTCCGTGACGTCCTGGCCCTGCGTGCCGTCGTGTACCTCCGTCGCGAGGTGTCCCTCCAGAAGGTCCGCACCGCACTAGGCACCCTGCGCGGTTTCGGCGAACTCGAGCACCTGTCCTCGTACTCCCTGGCCACCGAGGGCGACACGATCGTCCTGGTCACCGAACGGGGTGGCATAGACCTGGTGAAGAAGCCCGGTCAGGTACTCCTGGCGACCATGGCCGAGATCCTGGAGCCTTTCTCTACCCGGCCCGGCGTCGTCGTTCCGCGCCTCTTCCAGCCGCGACGCCACCTCACTGTCGACCCCCGCACCCAAGGCGGAGTGCCGGTCATCGCTGGCACGCGGGTCCCGTACGACGTCGTCGCCGAACTCGTCGAGGACGGCATCACACCCGACCGCGTCGCGGACTACTACCCGGCGGTCGGCCCCGAAGCAGCCCGGGACGCCGTCGACTTCGCCTTGTACGTCGACAGCTTCGGGCAAGGGGCTCAAGCCGTCTGA
- a CDS encoding alpha/beta hydrolase produces the protein MMRSSCARVAAAAVGLLLVAGCSSGSSSKSPDRVADTATAPATGVSGGGGGPESAPPTAAVAPIGWTPCTGGFQCGTLQVPLDHAKPDGPKIRIAVMRKPATGGNRIGSLVLNPGGPGGSGLDFAQYAATRYPAELRKRFDIVGFDPRGVGRSTAIGCLADNAMDAFTQLDATPDTPAEEQAWIDGEKAYGRACTDRSGDLLGHVSTVDAARDMDLLRAALGDPKLYYLGASYGTFLGATYAELYPQRVGRLVLDGAMDPSQSAMAANKVQGGGFETALAAFLDDCVGGGSCSLGATREAGLAKIRGLLQQLDARPLPGDTTRRVTESIATTGILSPLYSKDQWPDLRRALDAALRGDGQRLLDLNDQYYERGADGRYSNLMSANAAVNCLDSPPAATTREDVERDLPEYVAASPTFGRNLAWAGLACASWPVPPTGKPHPIRAEGAAPILVVGTTRDPATPYSWAQSLAGQLASGTLLTYDGDGHTAFGRGSDCVDRAVVDYLTQSTVPPKGKTCR, from the coding sequence ATGATGCGCAGTTCGTGCGCGAGGGTCGCCGCCGCGGCGGTCGGACTGCTCCTGGTGGCGGGGTGCTCGTCGGGTTCGTCGTCGAAGTCGCCGGACCGGGTCGCGGACACCGCCACGGCGCCGGCGACCGGCGTCTCGGGCGGCGGCGGGGGCCCGGAGTCGGCGCCGCCGACCGCGGCGGTGGCACCGATCGGCTGGACCCCGTGTACCGGCGGGTTCCAGTGCGGCACGCTCCAGGTGCCGCTGGACCATGCCAAGCCGGACGGGCCGAAGATCCGGATCGCGGTCATGCGCAAGCCGGCGACCGGGGGGAACCGCATCGGCTCGCTGGTGCTCAACCCGGGCGGGCCGGGCGGCTCGGGGCTGGACTTCGCGCAGTACGCGGCCACCCGATACCCGGCCGAGCTGCGCAAACGCTTCGACATCGTCGGCTTCGACCCGCGCGGCGTCGGCCGCAGCACCGCGATCGGCTGCCTGGCCGACAACGCGATGGACGCCTTCACGCAGCTCGACGCGACGCCGGACACCCCGGCGGAGGAGCAGGCCTGGATCGACGGGGAGAAGGCGTACGGCCGGGCCTGTACGGACCGCTCGGGGGACCTGCTCGGCCATGTGAGCACGGTCGACGCGGCCCGTGACATGGATCTGCTGCGGGCCGCGCTCGGCGACCCCAAGCTGTACTACCTGGGCGCGTCCTACGGCACCTTCCTCGGCGCGACCTACGCCGAGCTGTACCCCCAGCGGGTCGGCCGCCTCGTGCTGGACGGCGCGATGGACCCGAGCCAGTCGGCGATGGCCGCCAACAAGGTGCAGGGCGGCGGCTTCGAGACCGCGCTGGCGGCGTTCCTGGACGACTGCGTCGGCGGCGGCTCGTGCTCCCTCGGCGCGACCAGGGAGGCCGGCCTGGCCAAGATCCGCGGCCTGCTGCAACAGCTCGACGCGCGCCCCCTCCCGGGCGACACGACCCGACGGGTCACCGAGTCGATCGCGACCACGGGCATCCTGTCGCCGCTCTACTCCAAGGACCAGTGGCCGGACCTGCGGCGCGCGCTCGACGCGGCGCTGCGCGGGGACGGACAGCGGCTGCTCGACCTCAACGACCAGTACTACGAGCGGGGCGCGGACGGCCGGTACAGCAACCTGATGTCCGCCAACGCGGCGGTGAACTGCCTGGATTCCCCGCCGGCGGCGACGACCCGGGAGGACGTCGAGCGCGATCTGCCGGAGTACGTGGCCGCGTCGCCGACCTTCGGCCGCAACCTCGCCTGGGCCGGTCTGGCCTGCGCGTCCTGGCCGGTCCCGCCGACCGGGAAGCCGCACCCGATCCGCGCCGAGGGCGCCGCCCCGATCCTGGTCGTCGGCACCACCCGCGACCCGGCAACGCCGTACTCCTGGGCCCAGTCCCTGGCCGGCCAACTGGCCTCCGGCACCCTGCTGACCTACGACGGCGACGGCCACACCGCCTTCGGCCGAGGCAGCGACTGCGTCGACCGCGCGGTCGTCGACTACCTCACCCAGTCCACCGTCCCCCCCAAGGGCAAGACCTGCCGCTGA